The stretch of DNA TACACCGGCAGAAGCCTCCATTACGGTAAATGAAGGGCAAAGCTGCCTCCCCTGCCCTGCTGTGATCCGAGAGCAAATCTTCTTCCCTACGGCTTTCTCACCCAATGGTGATGGTATCAATGAGCAACTCCGCTTGGTTTTTGATCCGAATTTCGATCCAAGCATTATCTTGGAATTGAGGATCGAGATCTACAACCGTTGGGGTGAGCGCCTCAAAACCATTAAAACGGTTAAAGATACCTGGGATGGGACTTTCCGTGGTAAGAAACTTCCACCGGATGTATATGCCTACTACTTCTTTGTGAAGTGTCGCTTTAGCGAGGAGACCTTCCAGGAGAAAGGGAATGTTACGATTTTGAAATAATGCTTTTTCAGTAACCTTTAAAAATAGAAGTCCCGAATTTTGACGTTGTCAAGATTCGGGACTCTTATTTTTTCTAAGAAGTGATTGTAGGCTTAAGGAAAAGTAATTTTAGCGATAGATATTTCATCGCTTTCTCCTTTTAGTAGTAAGGAGTAACTGTATTCTTCTTGTCTGGCCGTACCATAATACTTATACACATATACCTGGACCATTACCCCCTCAATCATCCGTGGCCTGTCATCACCATAAAAATCCACTTGGATTTCATAATTGCCTGGCAAAGCCTTTTTCAAGCAGTACTGTTCAGGTCCGAGGCCTTCCGTTATATCCTCATATAGGAATCCGCCTATCTCAGTCGTTGGATTCTTATACGAACAAGTCTCGCCGCCTGGTTCTTTGATCCAGAGATCTATATCGGTCATATCGCTACTCCAATTCAATACCACCCGTAAATCAGTTGGGATAGGCTTTATAATGGCAGTATCCACCTCAACTGATTTTAATACTTTGGGGTATCTATGGTACAAGGAGTTAATTTCCATCAACAGCAATCCTTCAATTCCCACAAATCGATCTTCAAAATTGTTATCCATTTGATAATCCGTGGTTATCCATTTAGCATATAAAGCTTGATTTAGCAAGTCAAAAGCTCGCTTTATCTCTCCATTTTTCTCATAAGCAAGTCCTAGATCGCGATAACTCTGAGGTTCATCTGGGCGCCAATCAAGCACTTTTTCAAAGCAATAGATAGCTAACGTTGGCTTATTGTTTTGTAAAAGCAGATGCCCTAATATTCTGATTAACTCTGGGCTTTCTAGTTCCAATTCGGCAAGATTGGATAAAACACGTAGTGCATTATTCTCTTGTTTTTTCTCGAAAAGAAACTGTGCGATATCGAGAAAGAAGGTAGGCTGATTGGGAAAGACCGTCTTTAGATGTAGATAGGTACTATAATAAGTTGGCCCTGATGCTAATTGCAAACTGTCTAAATAAGCTGTTTGTTGGCGCAAGCTATCTTTAGGTGAAGGCGAAGCAGACGCTGGCTCAAAACCTCCATCACGCGTATTTATAAGTAATACGCCATTTTTCGCCCCTTGTCCATACAATGATAAGGCGGCGGCTCCTTGTAAGAACTGGCTAGATTTTACCTCATCCGCATCTATTGAATTAAAATCTTTCATCGTACTTATATAACCATCGATGATAAAAATTGGGCTATTAAATGTATCGAGTAAATCAATAGTTTGGCCAGTCAGCACCATTTCTCGCCTGCCTTCATCATCGAATACAATGACGACTCCGCTCACCTTCCCTTGTAAACTGGCAGTAGGGAGATATGATACCTCCTCTTCACTTACCACACTTATGGCAGCCGTGATTTCCCTTTTTTTTGCATTGCTGGCATTGCCAACGACGACAATTTCATCTAATTGGACTCCTTGATTTAGAGATAAATCAATCTCCAATTGTCCACCTACTGTAATTTCTTGACTCGTAAATCCAGTGTAATTGATAGCTATCTCATTGGCTCCAGCTGGAATTGTAATTTCGTATCGACCATCTAAATCGGTGACAGTGCCGCTAGTTGTACCGGGCACTAATATACTGACGCCAATTAATGGCTCTCCGCTTTGATCCGTGATGATTCCGCTAATGGTCCGAGCTTCGACAGAAAAAGGATTTTGGGAAACAATGACTGTATCCGCCACTAATGTATCGATAGGAATTGAGCTAGAAATAGCGACTACCGTATCAATGGCGTTTACTGGAGGAGAAGTAAGTATTCCTTCCATTTCTATTGATGAATTTCTATCAGGCTCTTCTTTCTTATCGAGTTCTTGAATCGAACGTTCGGCAAAATCCTTATCCCACCAATTCGAAAGCGTTTCAAAGCCCTCACGTATCAACTCCGCTTGTTCTTTCTCGAAGTCATTGGTTTCAGCCAGCTTAATTTCGGCTTCCGTGGTCAGTTTTTCATAGGCCTTTTCAAATTCTGCAGGAGGTTTTATTTTAAAACGAACATAGTCTTCTACTCGATCCAAGACAATCAAGGAGGTAGTAGGTGTCACGATGGAAAATTGCTTGCCAAGCTGAGTAATCCTTGATATATTTTTTTCAAACTGAAGACTTAGCTCGCTTATCTGTTTGCCTGCCCACCGTCTTGCTATTCCATTGGCGCTAACCGTTTTGGGAAGCTTCAAAGGCACTTTTTGAGTAAAGATTACTTTCTGCCCATACCCAAAGTGCAGTTTGATATAGGAGTGCTGGTTGGAAAG from Saprospiraceae bacterium encodes:
- a CDS encoding VIT domain-containing protein, which codes for MKKNALFLWVALLPCSSVFCQAIPSLNIKGDTAVGIVMTHLSIQVLITGNMATTTTEIHFYNPFDRELEGELNFPLKEGNTVSRFAMDFHGQWREGVVVEKQQGRQVFENIVRQKVDPALLEMTEGNNFRARVYPIPAKGTKQVLIAYEEELNEEGQALRYALPLNYGISIPHFSLEISVLKQQIAPTFLENNFANLDFKPEKEGFTARYVAENLVLQDQLLCKIPVAKQATQVFYERKDNQDFFYVHLNLPPLSGRKDLPKKISIYWDVSASGANRDLSRELKLLEHYLKQLQDVKLQLVLFSMAIHEVMDYTIQNGDCSALLSMIEKQRFDGGTNLSCLNFSADEAEEILLFTDGLSNFGENEVKAARVPIYAINSSFLGDHNNLRFLTQQSGGQYLNLSQLSDKQVYDRLETQPLQFIKATYPRKKTKAVFPSIPQVVQHQFSIAGKLSNQHSYIKLHFGYGQKVIFTQKVPLKLPKTVSANGIARRWAGKQISELSLQFEKNISRITQLGKQFSIVTPTTSLIVLDRVEDYVRFKIKPPAEFEKAYEKLTTEAEIKLAETNDFEKEQAELIREGFETLSNWWDKDFAERSIQELDKKEEPDRNSSIEMEGILTSPPVNAIDTVVAISSSIPIDTLVADTVIVSQNPFSVEARTISGIITDQSGEPLIGVSILVPGTTSGTVTDLDGRYEITIPAGANEIAINYTGFTSQEITVGGQLEIDLSLNQGVQLDEIVVVGNASNAKKREITAAISVVSEEEVSYLPTASLQGKVSGVVIVFDDEGRREMVLTGQTIDLLDTFNSPIFIIDGYISTMKDFNSIDADEVKSSQFLQGAAALSLYGQGAKNGVLLINTRDGGFEPASASPSPKDSLRQQTAYLDSLQLASGPTYYSTYLHLKTVFPNQPTFFLDIAQFLFEKKQENNALRVLSNLAELELESPELIRILGHLLLQNNKPTLAIYCFEKVLDWRPDEPQSYRDLGLAYEKNGEIKRAFDLLNQALYAKWITTDYQMDNNFEDRFVGIEGLLLMEINSLYHRYPKVLKSVEVDTAIIKPIPTDLRVVLNWSSDMTDIDLWIKEPGGETCSYKNPTTEIGGFLYEDITEGLGPEQYCLKKALPGNYEIQVDFYGDDRPRMIEGVMVQVYVYKYYGTARQEEYSYSLLLKGESDEISIAKITFP